One Methanobacterium bryantii genomic window carries:
- a CDS encoding PRC-barrel domain containing protein: protein MKASKFIGMTVLDNDAKEAGKIAELEIKLKHCLVDKIWVATGSALNKKYFSVKEGDLDKIGDYVQLKLNGKEIDQKTKVNKLGELAETGSLFKDIVGKTVLTYDAMDVGKVGDMLIDPKGCLIHNVLISTGPAFRKKHLVVSDEDVHSFGDYVILKLSKEEVNKRTTD from the coding sequence ATGAAAGCCAGCAAATTTATAGGAATGACAGTTTTAGATAATGACGCTAAAGAAGCAGGTAAGATAGCTGAACTTGAAATAAAACTAAAACACTGCCTTGTAGATAAAATATGGGTGGCTACGGGATCCGCTTTAAATAAAAAATATTTTTCAGTTAAAGAGGGAGACCTGGACAAAATAGGAGACTATGTACAGCTAAAATTGAATGGAAAAGAGATTGATCAAAAAACTAAGGTTAACAAATTAGGAGAACTTGCAGAAACCGGCTCATTATTTAAGGATATTGTAGGAAAAACTGTCTTAACCTACGATGCTATGGATGTAGGTAAAGTGGGCGACATGCTCATCGACCCTAAAGGGTGCCTGATCCATAACGTGCTCATATCCACAGGACCCGCTTTCAGAAAAAAACATTTAGTAGTATCTGATGAAGATGTACACAGTTTTGGAGATTATGTTATACTGAAACTGAGTAAAGAAGAGGTAAATAAAAGAACTACCGATTAA
- a CDS encoding SOUL family heme-binding protein, with protein MTETLAYDVEIKEGNFEIRKYADYILAQVDIGASFDDAVRKGFMILAGYIFGGNRKRSKIAMTAPVVEEEISEKIEMTAPVTTETVSASEKIGMATPVIEEETEANFQRISFAMPSKYTMDTLPEPNDKRIHFKEFKNQKNAVLKFKGRVKEKLAAEKIEELKKWLSKNQIKPKSRFMVAQYNHPAVPGFLRRNEVIVEV; from the coding sequence ATGACTGAAACGCTGGCGTATGATGTAGAGATTAAAGAAGGTAATTTTGAAATAAGAAAATATGCTGATTATATTTTAGCCCAGGTGGATATCGGCGCATCATTTGATGATGCTGTACGTAAGGGGTTCATGATCCTTGCAGGTTACATTTTTGGAGGTAACAGAAAGCGTTCCAAGATTGCAATGACTGCACCTGTTGTGGAAGAGGAAATAAGCGAAAAAATAGAAATGACCGCTCCAGTAACTACTGAAACTGTTAGTGCTTCAGAGAAGATAGGCATGGCTACTCCAGTTATTGAAGAAGAAACAGAAGCTAATTTTCAACGTATATCTTTTGCAATGCCGTCAAAGTATACTATGGATACTTTGCCAGAGCCCAATGATAAAAGAATTCATTTTAAAGAATTTAAAAATCAAAAAAATGCTGTCTTAAAATTTAAAGGCAGAGTAAAAGAAAAACTTGCTGCAGAAAAAATTGAAGAACTAAAAAAGTGGCTTTCTAAAAATCAAATTAAGCCAAAATCACGTTTTATGGTGGCGCAATATAACCATCCTGCAGTACCTGGATTTTTAAGGAGAAATGAGGTAATAGTGGAAGTTTAA
- a CDS encoding efflux MFS transporter permease produces MGDTFHPEKRGSAFGIMGSVFGLSAIFGPIPGGLFLNYGWWWLFIINMPINAGYFILPKTKRKWVSCFDWYGAIILGILVASLAFWVNQIDSSNFTESLKSLYVWPFLIFSIALLPVLWRIEKGAEDPVIQINLLKNREVRLATGISISSGLSQVAIVFLPSAVISLSLSISTASLMILPLVITKVISAPLVGKLLDKFGSKSDVYSSFILITGIFILSFFAYSFYIFILSGLILGVGLITII; encoded by the coding sequence ATTGGGGACACGTTTCATCCGGAAAAACGTGGCTCTGCATTTGGTATTATGGGCTCCGTATTTGGTTTGTCAGCGATTTTTGGACCAATACCTGGGGGTTTATTTCTTAACTATGGTTGGTGGTGGCTTTTTATAATAAATATGCCTATAAATGCAGGATATTTCATATTGCCTAAAACTAAAAGAAAATGGGTTTCATGTTTTGACTGGTATGGGGCCATAATACTGGGAATTCTTGTTGCCTCACTTGCATTTTGGGTAAATCAGATAGACAGCAGTAATTTTACTGAAAGTCTTAAATCGCTTTATGTATGGCCATTTTTAATATTTTCTATTGCATTACTGCCTGTCCTATGGAGAATTGAGAAAGGTGCTGAAGACCCTGTAATTCAGATTAATTTATTAAAAAATAGGGAAGTTAGGCTGGCTACAGGTATATCAATAAGCTCCGGTTTAAGTCAAGTGGCAATAGTATTTCTCCCATCTGCGGTAATTTCGTTATCTCTGTCCATTTCTACTGCTAGTTTAATGATTCTTCCTCTGGTGATTACCAAAGTTATCAGTGCACCTTTAGTTGGTAAATTACTTGACAAATTTGGATCAAAAAGTGATGTTTACAGTAGCTTTATATTAATTACAGGCATTTTTATTTTAAGCTTCTTTGCATATTCATTCTATATTTTTATCTTATCTGGCCTCATTTTGGGTGTGGGGTTAATTACAATTATTTAA
- a CDS encoding DEAD/DEAH box helicase: MIEYSDFEKIVLEKLGRDIRIEVNEDQHNAIISSPDTSLFIVAGPGSGKTTVMVLKILKFIFVDGIKPSSILATTFTRKAAAQLKSRTVEWGNELKSTLMENPKHSSINVLLEKLDFKRIITGTLDSIAEDILENNHIKGPAPAIIEDLVSNALMIKVGILDHDRQRNKDLRGFLNHIRGSKTRLNVSMMSQILLEIKDRIYHDRIDFEKFINDYEHPGAKIAYDAISDYIGDLKNRNLLDFSMLEDEFLRKLQTERLKGLKNIKIVLVDEYQDTNLLQETIYLKIADVAVKNKGSIIVVGDDDQSLYRFRGATVDLFTDFGNRLNGYLGINPLFVNLSKNYRSTKHIVDFCNEFIKLDKEFQNARAEGKRSISPSLKNSINVPVLGMFRDDINTLAADLANFIREVSYGKGFNLDYKGGSFKIKIDEKEGSPSDIAFLCSSPLELDFKGNSRLPILLKDELNKINPQIPVFNPRGQSLGRIPVIEILCGILLECIDPGCKIQNTFGRLPQNAVFRFKIWRSKALKYIDDKGDKSEEMHAFIDTWRSYFQIKEDKMEVPLVELIYKMVKWIPEILDEEGLVYLEIIIKTITQTSLFSDFKSNIILNGRNRDIDQDSVIEVMWNIFVPIALGAINLDLDVLENLPQNGINIMSIHQSKGLEFPIVIVDVGSDFKMNYANHAFKRFPGTPGKSCTLEDNMRKFSKLGIPKRGALDRAFDDLIRQYFVAFSRPQGLLLLVGLNSLKDGYFFNNALRYVPNVATGWDRDGEWHWEGLNNLFHI, from the coding sequence ATGATTGAATACTCTGATTTTGAAAAGATAGTCCTGGAAAAGCTTGGAAGGGATATAAGGATCGAGGTAAATGAAGACCAGCATAATGCAATAATATCTTCTCCTGATACTTCGTTATTTATAGTGGCAGGTCCTGGAAGCGGTAAAACAACAGTAATGGTTTTAAAAATACTGAAATTTATTTTTGTAGATGGTATAAAACCTTCCTCAATTCTAGCAACCACTTTTACAAGGAAAGCAGCTGCTCAATTAAAATCTCGGACTGTTGAATGGGGAAATGAACTGAAATCAACTTTAATGGAAAACCCAAAGCACTCATCCATTAATGTCCTCCTTGAAAAACTTGATTTTAAAAGGATAATTACAGGAACGCTGGATAGTATAGCGGAGGATATTTTAGAAAATAATCATATTAAAGGTCCAGCACCGGCTATAATTGAAGATCTTGTATCAAATGCACTTATGATAAAAGTTGGGATCCTTGACCATGACCGTCAAAGAAATAAGGATCTCAGGGGGTTTTTGAATCATATACGAGGTTCAAAAACAAGGCTTAATGTTTCAATGATGAGTCAGATACTCCTTGAGATAAAAGATAGGATATACCATGATAGAATTGATTTTGAAAAGTTTATAAATGATTATGAGCACCCTGGCGCTAAAATAGCTTATGATGCAATATCTGATTATATCGGTGACTTAAAAAACAGGAACCTCCTTGATTTTTCAATGCTTGAGGATGAATTTTTAAGAAAACTCCAAACTGAGAGACTTAAAGGTTTAAAAAATATCAAAATAGTTTTGGTGGATGAATATCAGGATACAAACCTGCTTCAAGAAACTATTTACCTGAAGATTGCAGATGTAGCCGTCAAGAATAAAGGGAGTATCATTGTTGTTGGTGATGATGACCAGTCACTTTACAGGTTCAGAGGCGCCACTGTGGATCTTTTTACGGATTTTGGAAATAGATTAAATGGGTATCTTGGAATAAACCCTCTTTTTGTAAATCTTTCTAAAAATTACAGGTCCACCAAGCATATAGTTGATTTCTGCAATGAGTTTATAAAGCTTGATAAAGAGTTTCAAAATGCGCGTGCAGAAGGTAAAAGGTCAATTTCGCCCAGTTTAAAAAATTCGATTAATGTCCCTGTTCTCGGAATGTTTAGAGATGATATTAACACACTTGCGGCAGATCTGGCAAATTTTATTAGGGAAGTCAGCTATGGTAAAGGATTTAATTTAGATTATAAAGGTGGTTCATTTAAAATCAAAATTGATGAAAAAGAGGGATCTCCTTCAGATATTGCATTTTTATGTAGTTCTCCTCTTGAACTAGATTTTAAAGGTAATTCGAGGCTTCCAATTCTACTTAAAGATGAATTAAATAAAATTAACCCACAGATACCTGTTTTTAATCCCCGTGGGCAGAGTTTAGGTAGAATACCTGTTATTGAGATATTATGTGGAATTCTTTTGGAATGTATAGATCCTGGGTGTAAAATCCAGAATACCTTTGGTAGATTGCCTCAAAATGCGGTATTCCGATTTAAAATCTGGAGGTCTAAGGCTTTAAAATATATAGATGATAAAGGAGATAAATCTGAAGAAATGCACGCTTTTATAGATACGTGGAGAAGCTATTTTCAAATAAAAGAGGACAAAATGGAGGTTCCTCTAGTTGAGCTTATCTATAAAATGGTTAAATGGATACCTGAAATATTAGATGAGGAAGGCCTTGTCTATCTGGAAATTATCATTAAAACCATTACGCAGACCAGTTTATTCAGTGATTTTAAATCAAATATCATATTAAATGGGCGGAATAGGGATATAGATCAAGATTCAGTAATAGAGGTAATGTGGAATATATTTGTACCTATTGCATTAGGTGCTATAAACCTTGATCTGGATGTTCTTGAGAACCTGCCTCAAAATGGGATAAATATAATGTCAATTCACCAGTCTAAAGGTTTAGAGTTTCCTATTGTTATAGTGGACGTGGGCTCTGATTTTAAAATGAATTATGCAAACCATGCATTTAAAAGGTTTCCTGGAACCCCTGGAAAGTCATGTACCTTGGAGGATAACATGAGGAAATTTTCTAAACTGGGAATACCAAAACGAGGTGCGCTTGATAGGGCATTTGATGACCTTATAAGGCAGTATTTTGTAGCATTCAGCAGGCCTCAGGGGCTACTGTTACTTGTGGGTCTAAATTCATTAAAAGATGGCTATTTCTTTAATAATGCCTTGAGATATGTTCCTAATGTTGCAACGGGTTGGGATAGAGATGGTGAATGGCATTGGGAAGGACTAAATAACCTGTTTCATATATAG